In Wolinella succinogenes DSM 1740, a single genomic region encodes these proteins:
- a CDS encoding family 1 encapsulin nanocompartment shell protein: MDILRRENAQFPASIWSAIEKEAGLVFGKHLTGRKVVDFKGGLGIGFSSLPTGRVISSKEKLGEASVGVRMNTPVIELKIPFSFPESEVEAILREANAFDISSIEKAAKKVCVAENELVFYGLKKEGIEGLIPSIPHKPIKAKGDEILPAVAEGIKELVNSEIEGPYALLIQPQYFGKLFGVAGNSGYPLTLKLAELLQGNNIIVAPALKSGALLVSLRGGDYELYSGMDIGVGYSEKKSTNHELFFFETLTFRINTPEASIAIEW; the protein is encoded by the coding sequence ATGGATATTCTACGAAGAGAAAACGCACAATTCCCCGCCTCCATCTGGAGCGCTATCGAAAAAGAGGCAGGTTTGGTTTTTGGCAAGCACCTCACGGGTCGTAAAGTGGTCGATTTCAAAGGGGGGTTGGGAATCGGCTTTAGCTCCTTGCCCACGGGTCGAGTGATCTCCTCCAAGGAGAAATTAGGCGAGGCGAGTGTGGGAGTGAGAATGAACACACCTGTGATTGAGCTAAAGATTCCTTTCTCCTTCCCTGAGAGCGAAGTGGAGGCGATTTTGCGAGAGGCAAACGCTTTTGACATCTCCAGCATTGAAAAGGCCGCCAAGAAGGTGTGTGTCGCTGAGAATGAACTGGTCTTTTACGGTCTTAAAAAAGAGGGCATCGAAGGTCTCATCCCCTCCATCCCCCATAAGCCCATCAAAGCCAAGGGCGATGAGATACTCCCCGCGGTGGCTGAGGGAATCAAGGAGCTTGTCAACTCCGAGATTGAAGGTCCCTATGCACTTCTTATTCAGCCGCAATATTTTGGCAAGCTCTTTGGGGTGGCGGGCAACTCTGGCTATCCTCTCACGCTCAAGCTCGCTGAGCTTCTTCAGGGCAACAATATTATCGTCGCTCCCGCACTCAAGAGCGGAGCGCTTCTTGTGAGCCTTCGAGGGGGAGATTATGAGCTCTACAGCGGGATGGATATTGGCGTGGGCTATAGCGAGAAAAAATCAACCAACCACGAGCTATTCTTCTTTGAGACGCTCACCTTCCGTATCAACACCCCCGAAGCGTCTATCGCGATCGAGTGGTAA
- a CDS encoding TonB-dependent siderophore receptor, which yields MEKGKWFSKLSPSLCALLLAGGVSALAQEEADKLNNVLISEEIPTNYASKEKSAIMRSNIKPDESAKSVQIFNETYMQDTQAQTINDVIKMSSNTTYLGDNNGRESLFAIRGFSGVPILRDGLSLTNAAPFPEVFNLESIEVLKGPDSLQYGQSSPGGIVNLVVKKPLYETYAQIELETTSNTSYSPKVDLGGALNDSKTLRYRLVALARHDEGFRDSHVNSDRVFIAPTLAYDISDDHTFTLVSEYLDERTPSSFESYVNSKGELVADIKTIMSHPDEKFDKTQKIIGFDLDSRFGTWKSNLKYRYVDYLRDNYNVHIPYAYVEATNQVRRFFATQKYDFTEHALQYTLNKELEIFNLKNKITMGADFGRASTTFTGWMDMGTIYALNLSNLKYEALTDLSDHPSAVTYGNTGEKITTTKKGIFAQDNLYLSENLILSTGVRYSTVKSDTSDKSSAWTPQIGLVYKLTPETSLYANYSESFTPQSATDINGKILDPEEGEGVELGIKQKLFGDRLALTAAVFKIEKVNVAMPDPINPLKSVASGKQESKGFEFDVSGDITSDWSMAASYGYTSTEDKATNQGKELSGIPKHTANLFTTHYLTAFGLPHFYVGGGVRYLGERYANSTNTIKLDSSLIYSAMVGYRKGNWRGALSVQNITDEVYVESASNSRVSVGTPRTVVATLGYLF from the coding sequence ATGGAAAAAGGAAAATGGTTCTCTAAGCTCTCTCCCTCTCTCTGCGCGCTGCTTCTTGCTGGTGGGGTGTCAGCGCTCGCTCAAGAGGAGGCGGATAAGCTCAACAATGTTCTAATCTCAGAAGAGATTCCGACCAACTACGCGAGCAAAGAGAAGTCTGCAATTATGAGAAGCAATATCAAGCCTGATGAGAGCGCGAAGTCGGTTCAGATTTTCAACGAGACCTATATGCAGGATACTCAAGCGCAGACCATCAACGATGTGATCAAAATGTCCTCGAATACAACCTATTTGGGAGATAACAACGGCAGAGAGAGCCTCTTTGCGATCCGAGGCTTTTCAGGAGTCCCTATCTTGCGCGATGGATTGAGTCTCACCAATGCTGCGCCCTTTCCTGAGGTGTTTAACCTCGAATCTATAGAGGTGCTAAAAGGGCCCGATTCTTTGCAGTATGGCCAGTCAAGCCCCGGAGGGATTGTCAATCTCGTCGTCAAAAAACCCCTCTATGAGACCTATGCCCAGATTGAGCTAGAGACTACTTCTAACACCTCCTATAGTCCCAAAGTCGATCTAGGGGGTGCGCTCAATGATTCCAAAACTTTGCGATATAGACTCGTGGCACTCGCTCGACATGATGAAGGATTTCGAGATAGTCATGTCAATTCTGATAGGGTCTTTATTGCGCCAACTCTTGCCTATGACATTAGCGATGACCACACGTTCACGCTCGTGAGCGAATATCTGGACGAGCGAACCCCCTCCTCTTTTGAAAGCTATGTCAATAGCAAGGGAGAGCTAGTCGCTGATATCAAGACGATCATGTCGCATCCTGATGAGAAGTTTGACAAAACACAAAAAATCATCGGTTTTGATTTAGATAGCCGCTTTGGCACATGGAAGTCGAATCTCAAATATCGATATGTGGACTATCTAAGAGATAACTACAATGTCCACATCCCCTACGCCTATGTAGAAGCGACCAATCAAGTGAGGCGATTCTTTGCAACGCAGAAATATGACTTCACCGAGCACGCGCTGCAATACACGCTCAATAAAGAGCTGGAGATTTTCAATCTCAAAAACAAAATCACGATGGGCGCTGACTTTGGCCGTGCCTCTACGACTTTCACGGGATGGATGGATATGGGCACAATCTATGCGCTCAACCTCTCCAATCTCAAATATGAAGCCCTCACCGATCTCTCTGACCATCCAAGCGCGGTGACCTATGGAAACACAGGAGAGAAGATCACCACCACCAAGAAAGGAATCTTTGCGCAGGACAATCTCTATCTTTCAGAGAATCTCATCCTCAGCACAGGGGTGAGATACTCCACGGTCAAATCTGACACAAGCGATAAGAGTAGCGCTTGGACGCCTCAAATTGGGCTAGTCTATAAGCTCACGCCCGAAACCTCTCTCTACGCGAACTACTCCGAATCGTTCACGCCTCAAAGCGCCACGGATATCAACGGAAAGATTCTCGACCCTGAGGAGGGAGAGGGGGTGGAGCTTGGGATTAAGCAAAAGCTTTTTGGTGACAGGCTAGCGCTCACCGCTGCGGTTTTTAAAATCGAAAAGGTCAATGTCGCGATGCCCGATCCCATCAATCCCCTCAAATCAGTGGCTAGTGGCAAACAGGAGAGCAAAGGGTTTGAGTTTGATGTGAGTGGTGATATCACTTCAGATTGGTCTATGGCGGCCTCCTATGGCTACACTTCAACAGAAGACAAAGCAACCAATCAAGGCAAAGAGCTCTCAGGGATTCCTAAACACACGGCGAATCTCTTCACCACGCACTATCTTACGGCGTTTGGATTGCCGCATTTTTATGTCGGGGGTGGCGTGCGATATCTTGGCGAGCGATACGCCAATAGCACCAACACGATCAAGCTCGATTCAAGCCTCATCTATAGTGCGATGGTCGGATACAGAAAAGGAAACTGGAGGGGCGCTTTGAGTGTGCAGAATATCACCGATGAGGTCTATGTCGAGAGTGCGAGCAACTCAAGGGTGAGCGTGGGCACACCAAGAACAGTCGTGGCGACTCTGGGGTATCTCTTTTAA
- the ribH gene encoding 6,7-dimethyl-8-ribityllumazine synthase, whose amino-acid sequence MNVIEGKLNLTGNERVAVIASRFNHLITDRLVEGARDSFVRHGGKDEHLDLILVPGAFELPFALEKVLAQGDYDGVCCLGAIIRGSTPHFDYVSAEATKGIANVTLKYGAAVTFGVLTTDNIEQAIERAGTKVGNKGFEAMTGLIEMMNLYKNIGA is encoded by the coding sequence ATGAATGTCATTGAAGGAAAATTAAACCTCACAGGAAATGAGCGAGTCGCCGTGATCGCTAGCCGTTTTAACCATCTCATCACCGATCGCTTGGTCGAGGGAGCACGAGACTCTTTTGTGCGCCATGGCGGCAAAGATGAGCATCTAGATTTGATCTTGGTTCCAGGAGCGTTTGAGCTTCCTTTTGCCCTAGAGAAGGTGCTAGCACAGGGGGATTATGATGGTGTGTGCTGCCTTGGAGCGATTATTCGTGGATCCACTCCTCATTTTGACTATGTGAGCGCGGAGGCGACCAAGGGGATTGCCAATGTCACACTCAAATATGGTGCAGCGGTCACCTTTGGTGTACTCACAACTGATAATATTGAGCAAGCGATCGAGCGAGCAGGAACAAAAGTCGGAAATAAAGGCTTTGAAGCGATGACAGGTTTGATTGAGATGATGAATCTTTATAAGAATATTGGAGCCTAG
- a CDS encoding DedA family protein: MHSIIDFIVEGVSSLGYVGIFIMMLLESSFFPFPSEVVMIPAGYLAHQGEMNIVLAILWGIAGSLAGALLNYYLALTLGRKTLLKYGRYVMFDEVKMRKMEEFFHKHGHISTFSGRLIPVVRQYISLPAGLARMNLPIFLFFTGLGAGIWVIILTLLGYFIGQNEALIQESLHLIMAALLVMLGGIGWIYLKKQGKI; this comes from the coding sequence TTGCACTCTATTATCGATTTTATCGTGGAAGGTGTCTCATCGCTTGGCTATGTGGGAATCTTCATCATGATGCTCCTAGAGAGCAGCTTTTTCCCTTTTCCTAGCGAGGTGGTGATGATTCCTGCGGGGTATCTAGCCCACCAAGGAGAGATGAATATCGTGCTAGCGATTCTTTGGGGAATCGCTGGAAGCCTTGCTGGAGCGCTACTCAACTATTATCTTGCCCTCACTCTAGGACGCAAAACCCTCCTCAAATATGGTCGCTATGTGATGTTCGATGAGGTCAAGATGAGAAAGATGGAGGAGTTTTTCCACAAGCATGGTCATATCTCCACCTTTAGCGGTCGCCTCATCCCCGTGGTGCGTCAATACATCTCTCTTCCTGCGGGATTGGCGAGGATGAATCTGCCCATTTTTCTCTTTTTTACAGGGCTTGGGGCGGGGATATGGGTGATCATCCTCACGCTTCTTGGCTACTTTATTGGACAAAATGAAGCCCTAATTCAAGAATCACTCCACCTTATCATGGCGGCTCTTTTAGTCATGCTCGGAGGAATCGGCTGGATCTACCTCAAAAAACAAGGAAAAATCTAA
- a CDS encoding helix-turn-helix domain-containing protein, which translates to MKPPIKIDYRASIDITKKITHPFSREVYMGKMKEELGEGSGIWYDMGHGIALAVREFVPRQEMVIFEQSDVAGAVFIFNLGSDLRFVFKDQKEHLLKKNRFLVGLASTQFYVETPFSSGQVWSTLTTAMKQELFLELATPIKNIQEHLKEASKHSYSIFQDRSIDPKQLELLRYLQKRDSYEETLESIHLESKATELIHYTIERMARALDDSSLSALEEGWLSSLERAREIILQDYHNPHLSIKEIAYRSAINECYLKRDFKKHYGMTILEMIQKRRLEVAKELLHERLTLKEVAQEVGYRHVGHFSKLFSERFGITPSDYKKELRNF; encoded by the coding sequence ATGAAACCACCCATCAAAATAGACTATCGCGCCTCTATCGACATCACCAAGAAGATCACTCACCCCTTCTCACGAGAGGTCTATATGGGCAAAATGAAAGAGGAGTTGGGTGAGGGATCGGGGATATGGTATGACATGGGGCATGGTATCGCTTTGGCGGTGAGGGAGTTTGTCCCGCGCCAAGAGATGGTGATTTTTGAGCAGAGCGATGTGGCGGGTGCGGTTTTTATCTTTAACCTAGGCTCGGATTTGCGCTTTGTTTTTAAGGATCAAAAGGAGCATCTCCTCAAAAAGAATCGATTCTTGGTGGGGCTAGCCTCGACTCAATTTTATGTAGAGACTCCATTCTCATCGGGGCAGGTTTGGTCTACGCTCACCACTGCGATGAAGCAAGAGCTTTTTTTGGAGCTCGCTACACCAATCAAAAATATCCAAGAGCATCTCAAAGAGGCCTCCAAGCATAGTTACTCCATTTTTCAGGATCGAAGCATTGACCCCAAGCAGCTTGAACTGTTGCGCTATCTCCAAAAGAGAGATTCTTATGAAGAGACCCTTGAGAGCATCCACCTCGAATCAAAAGCCACTGAGCTCATCCACTACACCATCGAGCGAATGGCAAGGGCGCTTGATGATTCTTCATTGAGTGCTTTGGAGGAGGGGTGGCTCTCCTCTTTGGAGCGAGCAAGAGAGATTATCCTCCAAGACTATCACAACCCTCATCTCTCCATCAAAGAGATCGCCTATCGCTCAGCGATCAATGAGTGCTACCTCAAGAGAGACTTCAAAAAGCACTACGGAATGACCATTTTAGAGATGATTCAAAAGCGTCGCTTGGAGGTTGCTAAGGAGTTGCTTCATGAGCGCCTCACGCTCAAAGAGGTTGCCCAAGAGGTCGGATATAGGCATGTGGGGCACTTCAGCAAACTCTTCTCCGAGCGCTTTGGAATCACCCCAAGTGACTATAAAAAAGAGCTCCGAAATTTCTAG
- a CDS encoding flagellar motor protein MotB — translation MAKKCPPCDCKKGLPLWLGTFGDLMSLLLTFFILLLSMATFEKQKIEQAIGSIQGALGVLEKGQMTEIMPPKRIQALPIQQNVDTPEAINAFASMITEYSEMTKISDGPAVKMEEAEDGFILSIPSELLFESGSATITNKEGILFLKRTALEINKLSNDMHIKVIGHTDNDRLRPTATYKDNWELSIARGVNVAKMLLEERVNPARISAGGNGEFDPVASNATPEGKAKNRRVDLYFFSVSKNEEEIKKSQKNSN, via the coding sequence ATGGCCAAGAAGTGTCCGCCTTGTGATTGCAAAAAAGGTCTCCCCCTTTGGCTTGGGACTTTTGGCGACCTCATGAGCTTGCTCCTCACTTTTTTTATCCTGCTCCTCTCCATGGCCACCTTCGAGAAGCAGAAGATTGAGCAGGCGATTGGCTCGATTCAAGGGGCGCTTGGAGTGCTGGAGAAGGGACAAATGACCGAGATCATGCCGCCTAAGAGGATTCAAGCCCTTCCCATCCAGCAAAATGTCGACACTCCCGAGGCAATCAACGCCTTTGCAAGTATGATCACTGAATATAGCGAAATGACAAAAATATCGGATGGCCCCGCGGTCAAGATGGAGGAGGCGGAAGATGGATTCATCCTTAGCATCCCTAGCGAGCTTCTTTTTGAGAGTGGGAGCGCGACCATCACCAATAAAGAGGGGATTTTATTTCTCAAACGCACGGCGCTAGAGATCAACAAACTCTCCAATGACATGCACATCAAAGTGATCGGACACACCGATAATGACCGCCTAAGACCCACCGCCACTTACAAGGATAACTGGGAGCTCTCTATCGCTAGGGGAGTGAATGTCGCCAAGATGCTTCTAGAGGAGCGTGTCAATCCCGCTCGAATCTCTGCAGGAGGCAATGGAGAGTTTGACCCAGTCGCCTCTAATGCGACGCCTGAGGGCAAGGCAAAGAATCGTCGTGTTGATCTCTACTTCTTTTCGGTTTCCAAAAACGAGGAGGAGATTAAGAAATCTCAAAAAAATTCAAACTAG
- a CDS encoding extracellular solute-binding protein, translated as MSRFFSKITSVVLLSLLLVLGVQAATIEVISSGAFYATMEELKPLFEKKTGHEVHLQSGSSMGASETSIPNRLKRGETFDLIILASGQLEKMIADGYATKGSRVDLVHSSIGMMVRKGEPKPDISTQAAFDKALKDAKSIGYSASASGTHLAEKVFPGFGESVTSKTKLIVGDRVATWVGRGDLEIGFQQVSEITPFTGEKGSVDLVGPIPAPYQKVTIFSVGVANGSKEPQAARELVEFLTSKENYSRLMEQGLVPAAMAVETAK; from the coding sequence ATGTCTAGATTCTTTTCTAAAATAACATCGGTTGTGTTATTAAGCCTGCTTCTTGTATTGGGTGTGCAAGCCGCCACGATTGAAGTGATCAGTTCGGGCGCATTCTATGCTACGATGGAGGAATTGAAGCCTCTTTTTGAGAAAAAAACAGGGCACGAAGTCCACCTTCAGTCTGGCTCCTCAATGGGTGCGTCTGAAACTTCTATACCCAATCGCTTAAAGCGTGGAGAAACATTTGATCTTATCATTTTAGCGAGTGGCCAGCTTGAAAAGATGATTGCCGATGGATATGCGACTAAGGGTAGCAGGGTTGATCTTGTCCACTCTTCAATTGGCATGATGGTTCGCAAGGGTGAACCAAAACCAGATATTAGCACGCAAGCAGCTTTTGATAAAGCTTTAAAAGATGCAAAATCAATTGGGTACTCTGCGAGTGCCAGCGGCACACATCTTGCTGAAAAAGTATTTCCAGGCTTTGGTGAGAGCGTCACTAGCAAAACAAAGCTGATTGTGGGGGATCGTGTTGCAACTTGGGTTGGGCGTGGTGATTTGGAAATAGGTTTTCAGCAAGTAAGCGAAATTACACCTTTTACAGGGGAAAAGGGTAGCGTTGATCTCGTGGGACCCATTCCTGCTCCCTATCAAAAAGTGACTATTTTTTCTGTCGGGGTTGCTAATGGTAGCAAGGAGCCACAAGCAGCTCGTGAGCTTGTAGAATTTCTCACTTCAAAGGAGAATTACTCTCGTTTGATGGAGCAAGGATTAGTTCCCGCTGCGATGGCTGTAGAAACAGCAAAATAA
- a CDS encoding carbonic anhydrase, translating into MKSLFEGAVKFREEDFKEHKELFERLGQKQEPHTLFVGCADSRVVPNLITNTLPGELFVVRNIANVVPPYREAEEFLATTSAVEYALNVLNVRNVIICGHSNCGGCSALYLEESSFKKTPHVKKWLELLEPTRKKVLSLEPDTIAKRSWMTEQINIEKQLENLFTYPGVKERFLKGELGVFGWYYIIETGEVFSYDFDKHQFVLVEESPKIEQER; encoded by the coding sequence ATGAAATCGCTCTTTGAAGGGGCCGTCAAGTTTAGGGAAGAGGATTTTAAAGAGCACAAAGAGTTGTTTGAACGCCTAGGCCAAAAGCAAGAGCCCCATACGCTATTTGTTGGATGTGCTGATTCTAGGGTCGTCCCTAATCTCATCACCAACACTCTCCCCGGAGAGCTTTTCGTCGTGCGAAATATCGCCAATGTCGTGCCCCCCTATCGAGAGGCGGAAGAGTTTTTGGCGACGACTTCAGCGGTGGAGTATGCGCTCAATGTCCTCAATGTGCGCAATGTGATCATCTGTGGACACTCCAATTGCGGGGGATGCTCAGCCCTCTATCTTGAGGAGAGCAGTTTCAAAAAGACGCCTCATGTGAAAAAATGGCTAGAGCTCCTAGAGCCCACAAGGAAGAAGGTGCTCTCTCTAGAGCCAGACACCATCGCCAAGCGTTCTTGGATGACCGAACAGATCAATATCGAAAAGCAGCTGGAGAATCTCTTCACCTACCCAGGGGTTAAGGAGCGATTTCTCAAAGGCGAGCTTGGGGTCTTTGGCTGGTATTACATCATCGAGACGGGAGAAGTATTTAGCTATGATTTCGACAAACATCAGTTTGTGCTGGTGGAAGAATCGCCAAAAATAGAACAGGAGAGATAG
- the kdsA gene encoding 3-deoxy-8-phosphooctulonate synthase: MILIAGPCVIESQEMLRKIASELQPLSEDARIDFYFKASFDKANRTSLESYRGPGLEKGLEMLGRIKEEFGYKLLTDIHETQQVAKAAQVVDILQIPAFLCRQTDLIVEAAKSQSIVNIKKGQFMNPADMSHSVLKAIKTRGGSEASYEEAKRLGIWLTERGSSFGYGNLVVDMRSLMIMRQFAPVIFDATHAVQMPGAAGGKSGGDSRFVAPLSRAAAAVGVDGFFTETHVSPKEALSDGPNMITPQALKVLVHQLLALSEI, translated from the coding sequence ATGATTCTAATTGCAGGCCCTTGTGTCATTGAGAGCCAAGAGATGTTGCGCAAGATCGCCTCAGAGCTTCAGCCTTTGAGTGAAGACGCACGTATCGACTTTTATTTCAAGGCGAGCTTTGATAAGGCCAACCGCACGAGCCTAGAGAGCTATCGCGGACCGGGATTAGAGAAGGGCTTGGAGATGCTAGGGAGAATCAAAGAGGAGTTTGGCTACAAGCTTCTTACGGATATTCACGAGACTCAGCAGGTTGCAAAGGCGGCGCAAGTGGTCGATATTTTGCAGATTCCCGCCTTTTTATGCCGCCAAACTGATCTGATTGTCGAGGCGGCCAAGAGCCAGAGCATCGTCAATATCAAGAAGGGGCAATTCATGAATCCCGCCGATATGAGCCACTCCGTACTCAAGGCCATCAAGACCAGAGGAGGGAGTGAGGCGAGCTATGAAGAGGCAAAGCGTCTGGGGATTTGGCTCACTGAGCGGGGCAGTAGCTTTGGCTATGGGAATCTCGTCGTGGATATGCGCTCGCTCATGATCATGCGCCAGTTTGCTCCTGTGATCTTTGATGCCACACACGCAGTGCAGATGCCAGGAGCCGCAGGGGGCAAAAGCGGGGGCGATTCTCGTTTTGTGGCGCCACTCTCTCGTGCTGCGGCTGCGGTGGGGGTCGATGGATTCTTCACAGAGACTCATGTCTCACCCAAAGAGGCGCTCAGTGATGGGCCCAATATGATCACCCCTCAAGCGCTCAAAGTTCTCGTCCATCAACTGCTCGCGCTGAGCGAAATTTAA
- the nusB gene encoding transcription antitermination factor NusB translates to MATRAQAREAVVSLLYAYDMGNTEIRKFAIELLEEKRIKNRQQEFALELFDGTIAHLGEIDEEIKKHLKEWDFSRIGDMERAILRLGTFEIVYSGVDRAVIINEAVELSKTFGNDNSPRFVNGVLDALRPDLKKG, encoded by the coding sequence ATGGCGACTCGCGCACAGGCCAGAGAGGCCGTTGTTTCACTGCTTTATGCTTATGACATGGGTAACACCGAGATTCGGAAGTTTGCCATAGAGCTTTTAGAGGAGAAGAGAATCAAGAATCGTCAGCAGGAGTTTGCTCTAGAGCTCTTTGATGGCACGATTGCCCATCTTGGCGAGATTGACGAAGAGATCAAAAAGCATCTCAAGGAGTGGGATTTTTCTCGAATTGGAGATATGGAGCGGGCGATTCTTCGTCTTGGAACCTTTGAGATCGTCTATTCGGGCGTGGATAGGGCGGTCATTATCAATGAAGCGGTGGAGCTCTCTAAAACCTTTGGCAATGACAACTCACCTCGATTCGTCAATGGTGTGCTTGACGCCCTGCGCCCCGACCTAAAAAAAGGATAA